A single Verrucomicrobiia bacterium DNA region contains:
- the rpsL gene encoding 30S ribosomal protein S12 translates to MPTINQLVRKGRNKIKYQSKSPALERAPFRRGVCVQVMTRTPKKPNSAMRKVAKVRLTNGYEVIAYIPDEGHNLQEHSIVLIRGGRVKDLPGVRYHIVRGTLDAAGVEKRRVSRSKYGVKRPKEAKAAAK, encoded by the coding sequence ATGCCGACAATCAATCAGTTGGTCCGCAAGGGCCGCAATAAAATCAAGTACCAGTCCAAGTCTCCGGCGCTGGAAAGAGCGCCGTTTCGTCGTGGCGTCTGCGTTCAGGTGATGACGCGTACGCCCAAGAAACCGAACTCCGCCATGCGGAAGGTGGCCAAGGTCCGGTTGACCAATGGTTATGAGGTCATTGCCTACATTCCCGATGAGGGGCACAACTTGCAGGAGCACTCGATTGTTTTGATTCGAGGCGGTCGGGTGAAGGATCTGCCCGGCGTGCGCTACCATATCGTCCGGGGCACGTTGGATGCCGCTGGCGTGGAAAAGCGGCGCGTCAGCCGTTCCAAGTATGGCGTCAAGCGTCCGAAGGAAGCCAAGGCCGCCGCGAAGTAA
- the rpsG gene encoding 30S ribosomal protein S7, producing the protein MSRRRQATKRPLVQDGKYQSTLVSRLVNTVMISGKKSTAQRIVYRAFDQLSEKNPASDPVEILQRAVDNAKPRIETKARRVGGATYQVPLEVSSDRQVALALRWIVGFADGRKGTSMSQALAAEIMEAFQGQGGAIRKRDDVHKMAQANKAFAHFRW; encoded by the coding sequence ATGTCACGTCGTCGTCAAGCCACCAAACGTCCGTTGGTTCAGGATGGAAAATATCAGAGTACGCTGGTCTCGCGGCTCGTTAACACGGTGATGATTTCTGGAAAGAAAAGCACCGCGCAGCGCATTGTGTATCGCGCGTTTGATCAACTCTCGGAGAAGAATCCCGCCAGCGATCCGGTGGAGATTCTGCAACGGGCCGTGGATAATGCCAAACCGCGGATTGAAACCAAGGCGCGTCGCGTGGGCGGCGCCACCTATCAGGTGCCGTTGGAAGTATCCTCGGATCGGCAGGTGGCTCTCGCGTTGCGTTGGATTGTGGGCTTTGCCGACGGCCGTAAAGGCACTTCCATGAGCCAGGCGCTGGCCGCTGAGATCATGGAGGCGTTTCAAGGGCAGGGCGGCGCCATCCGCAAGCGGGACGACGTTCACAAAATGGCGCAAGCGAACAAGGCCTTCGCCCACTTCCGTTGGTAG